The region TGACCTCTTGCATGGTGTACCTCTGCAGGGTCACCGCCACAGGGTGCAGCCTGCAGGGACAGGTCCCACGCATCTGATTTTGGGGACAGCCTGGCCCACCCACGTCCCACCTCAAGTGCATGATGCCCCAGCAGTGCCAAAGAgttggggagggaagggactgGGGGTGTTTTTCAGCAGGGGCTCCTCCTCACCTGAGCGTCTCCTTGATGGCGGCTTTGAGCAACCGGATTGTTTTCAGCATCTTCACCCTGTCCCCCGCTGCCTCCCGTTTGGCAGCCAGGACCTCTGCCCGCAGCTGCTCCTGGACCCCTGGGGACCGTGCCAGCTCGAACATGGCCCACTGCAGTGTCATGGAGGTCTGGAGCGGGACAGGAGAGCAAGGCTCAACACCAGCCAGGACCTTCTCCCTGCCCAACAACCCTGCCTGCTCCTTACCGTATCCACCCCACCCGCCATCATCTCAGTGACGCTGGCCTTGATGTCATCCAAGGGCAGCTTGTCCTGCATGATGAGGCTGCACAGGATGCCCATGTACTCCTTGGTGCTCCTGCGTTGCAGCCGTAGGTCCCGGTAGACATTTTGTATGCATTTGTCCGCTAAGGAGACACAGAGACATGGCACGGCCTTCCTCACCCAGGGCCATGGTGGAGGAAGAATGCACCAGATGTGTCACCTTAGGACATCACTGCTTCATGCTGGTGGCTTTTCCATCACAGTtgttgctgcagcagcctgggacTGCGGTCCCTGCTGTGGGACCTAGCAGTGGCTGGGTGGGCACAGAGGGTGGGGGGGGTGAGGATGCCCAAGGGGGGTTGTCCCAGTGCCAAAAGCTCTCTGAGGCCACAAGGCCCTCTGGGAGAGCTGCTCCTCTAAACATGATGCCCATCATTTGCCCTTCATCGCTCCTGGATGGTTCCCCACTGCTCCATCCCACAAGCTCCAGATGTGGAAAGCCTTCCTGACCTTGGTGGCCCCGTGCTGGGTAGTTGGACCCAGGAGAAGGTTGCCACGCTGATGACACTGCACTATGAAGGCAAGTCCTCAAAGGGGCCTTGGGTGACACAGTGAGGTGCAGGCAGGACGAGCACTCACCCTGGGTGAAGATGGCATCCCAGGCCCAGACATGGTCCCGCCACGTTTTTGCATTGAGGTGGCGGAGGAGGGCAGGTGGCACGTAGAGCATGGGTGAGGTGGTGTGAAACATCAGGGACACGGCATCGATGAAGCGCTGCGCCTCGGGGTCCACGAagtcctgcagcagccccagccgcTCCCCGTACAGCACATGGCACACAGCTGTGAGAACAGCACCAATGAGAGGACCTGGCCAGAGAAGACCCCGTCCCCTCCACCCTCCCATAGCCAACTCCAGCCTTTCCATGGCTGCGGGGACCCGGCTTGGCCTCCTCCTCGCTCCAAGAATCATGGGGCCATGGAGGCATCCCGTGTTGGGTAGGGTTATCTACCAGGTGATGAGTGGTAGATAATAAACTAGCGTTTTATCAACAGCGTTGAGATGTTCTCTACTTGTCTGGAGAGAGGCCATGCCTCTAGACCATATGGCTTTGGGGGAGAAGCTTGTTTGCCCACCTCTGAGGATGAAGCTGGGGGAAATACAGCATGTTGCCCATCTTGGGCAGCCTGCAAAGGGGTGTTTCAGCGGGGGGGCATGTCATGCAAAGACTCATGCCCCTGACACTCACACTCCAGAGCGAAGCGGAAGAGCTCGTGGGTGAAGTCAGCCGTCCAGCAGTCCTGGCCGCTATTCCTCACCTGGGCTTGTGCCCGCTGGACAAAGTCCTCGCCCACCTTGCTCagcagaggcacaaaacccTCCACCACCTGCGGCGACAGCACTTCCTTGTTCAGCATCAGGCGGTCAGAGCGCCAGGCCTCCCCTGTCCTGGGGGACACCAAAATGGGGGAGGGTGAGACACATCCTGCCACCCATCCTCCCCCGGAGGATGCGACCCCCAAAACACAGGGCCAGCCAACATCCCCATCACCCTCCTGATGCTCCAGCTTCTCACCACCCTGTGTGCTGGGGCTATTGCGATACAACGTGGGAGCCCCATATTGAGGGGAACACCCTAGTCCCCCAACTCACTTGAGGAGCACACCATACGGCTTGTTGCGGTAGTCACGGTAAGCCACCCAGGGGGGCACGCTGAAGCGCTCCGGCAGTGTCCCCTCCACCTGGAAGAGGGTGGCAGCATCCTGGGGGCTGATGATGTTCACGCTGTCATAGATACCCAGCTTCTCTCTGCCAATGTATGGAGGGGGGTCAGCCACACACCCTGCCCCCCCCACCTGCATCCCTCAGCAGCCACACATCTTCCCAGATTAACCACCTTCCCTCAGCACCCCAAATCAACCACCCTCCCCCTCACACCCCCCAAAATCCTGCCTGCAGGTCCCGTCCCAGGGgatgcagcagctcagcaccagGCTCAGGCCCCCAGGGCTCAGGCAGTCACAGTGGAGTGTGCTGGACCTGGAccacccccatcccccaccCATCCCCCTCTGCCTGGGGATGTCAGCTTTGGACCTTGGGACATCACGGTGGGCaaagcccctctccagccctgctgccccctccTCCCAACGTTCAACATCTGCAAGGTACAAGTGGGTCTCCCCTCTTGCCCCTCCCCATGGCATTGAGCCTGGCTGGCACATGGCAAGTGGGGCTGCTCCAGCAGTTCAGCCACCTATTTACCCCCCTCTCACCCAGAGCGGGATGGGAATAGCAGCAGCATCCAGGACTGGAAAGGctgctggagccaggcagctgaggggggatgctggggccAGATGCTGCCTCACCTGTAAATGGGCCCAAACTGCTGGAACTTGCGAGCCATGATGTGATGGACGTTGTGCACACCACCCTCCTGCCAGAAGCGGTAGAGGTTGAGCCAGCCGGTTCGCCAGTCACCGGGCAGCTGGTTAAAGGGTCGAGGAGTtggtgggctggggggagcaTGCAACGTGGTGGCAGCCTCCTGAGTCCGGTGGCATCCCCTGGCATGGGCAGGGGGACATCCCCGCAAGGCGCCTGGCTTGGGTACAGCCCGGGCGAGCATGGGAGCAGGCGGTGG is a window of Phalacrocorax aristotelis chromosome 7, bGulAri2.1, whole genome shotgun sequence DNA encoding:
- the CYP11A1 gene encoding cholesterol side-chain cleavage enzyme, mitochondrial isoform X2, yielding MDEGCIFKEGGVHNVHHIMARKFQQFGPIYREKLGIYDSVNIISPQDAATLFQVEGTLPERFSVPPWVAYRDYRNKPYGVLLKTGEAWRSDRLMLNKEVLSPQVVEGFVPLLSKVGEDFVQRAQAQVRNSGQDCWTADFTHELFRFALESVCHVLYGERLGLLQDFVDPEAQRFIDAVSLMFHTTSPMLYVPPALLRHLNAKTWRDHVWAWDAIFTQADKCIQNVYRDLRLQRRSTKEYMGILCSLIMQDKLPLDDIKASVTEMMAGGVDTTSMTLQWAMFELARSPGVQEQLRAEVLAAKREAAGDRVKMLKTIRLLKAAIKETLRLHPVAVTLQRYTMQEVILQDYRIPPKTLVQVGLYAMGRDAEVFPKPEQFSPHRWLAAGPKHFKGLGFGFGPRQCLGRRIAELEMQLFLMHILENFKIETMRVVEVGTKFDLILIPDKPIYLTLRPLEFQA
- the CYP11A1 gene encoding cholesterol side-chain cleavage enzyme, mitochondrial isoform X1 → MLARAVPKPGALRGCPPAHARGCHRTQEAATTLHAPPSPPTPRPFNQLPGDWRTGWLNLYRFWQEGGVHNVHHIMARKFQQFGPIYREKLGIYDSVNIISPQDAATLFQVEGTLPERFSVPPWVAYRDYRNKPYGVLLKTGEAWRSDRLMLNKEVLSPQVVEGFVPLLSKVGEDFVQRAQAQVRNSGQDCWTADFTHELFRFALESVCHVLYGERLGLLQDFVDPEAQRFIDAVSLMFHTTSPMLYVPPALLRHLNAKTWRDHVWAWDAIFTQADKCIQNVYRDLRLQRRSTKEYMGILCSLIMQDKLPLDDIKASVTEMMAGGVDTTSMTLQWAMFELARSPGVQEQLRAEVLAAKREAAGDRVKMLKTIRLLKAAIKETLRLHPVAVTLQRYTMQEVILQDYRIPPKTLVQVGLYAMGRDAEVFPKPEQFSPHRWLAAGPKHFKGLGFGFGPRQCLGRRIAELEMQLFLMHILENFKIETMRVVEVGTKFDLILIPDKPIYLTLRPLEFQA